One window of the Lasioglossum baleicum chromosome 8, iyLasBale1, whole genome shotgun sequence genome contains the following:
- the LOC143211553 gene encoding LOW QUALITY PROTEIN: uncharacterized protein LOC143211553 (The sequence of the model RefSeq protein was modified relative to this genomic sequence to represent the inferred CDS: deleted 1 base in 1 codon; substituted 1 base at 1 genomic stop codon), translating into MNGKYDITKTLSWIVERRLIKPAGRVLPVRGNEPRGSKRGRHGNKQLLKALLRAAHPRISRSRMPHPSVIAARGLGSPLVYIRTDIHMYIYVVCSFFPCTIVCAQKSGRNVDGSGPPEGVGVDDTFPARRRAGQPLXASLPLDRGQCYGRGPLVTRCMPMKDMNAALARISSGWLGLVLPYGVGIRDTHRR; encoded by the exons ATGAACGGGAAGTACGATATAACGAAAACACTTTCATGGATAGTCGAGCGTCGCTTGATAAAGCCAGCTGGGAGGGTCCTGCCGGTTCGAGGAAACGAACCTCGTGGATCGAAGAGAGGCCGACACGGCAATAAACAATTACTTAAGGCACTGTTACGCGCGGCACACCCACGCATTAGTCGAAGTAGAATGCCGCACCCATCCGTGATCGCGGCCCGTGGGCTTGGTTCTCCATTAGTATACATACGTACAGACATACACATGTATATCTATGTAGTATGTAGCTTCTTCCCATGCACCATCGTGTGCGCCCA GAAGAGCGGAAGGAATGTGGACGGTTCGGGGCCGCCGGAAGGCGTCGGAGTCGACGATACgtttccggcgcggcggcgg gcCGGTCAGCCACTTTGAGCAAGTTTGCCCCTTGATCGTGGACAATGCTATGGGCGAGGACCGCTCGTTACACGCTGTATGCCCATGAAGGATATGAACGCGGCTCTCGCTCGGATCAGCTCAGGTTGGCTTGGCCTCGTATTACCCTACGGAGTTGGTATTCGTGACACGCACCGCCGATGA